A single genomic interval of Labeo rohita strain BAU-BD-2019 chromosome 13, IGBB_LRoh.1.0, whole genome shotgun sequence harbors:
- the nin gene encoding ninein isoform X1 — translation MALSASLCFEQEYIGVLERLMDGARDQYEERLKEVFESFDGSGLGSLSTEELTDLCRALQLEENALNTLIHTLLEDQISARVDFEQFKDALILVLSSANTNDPEECLEQPDSPEVQPRFVKGSKRYGRRSAPEFIHTHADSHTQAEDEEEKDEDAQESDDRTVPRKRERWNADISISEEFEAEGQLHLWNPDEPSTPRSNAVPLCDMEERLHNACHQLSLPINGTATLQQLHTLCQHIGIEVGEDLLQCADDSAMDVQEFISCIINHSKPPTPSASTPYRQLKRLHSTQFDESGRRISCALSSTIGLRVFSDLDDGSGHAPVETLLYRWMEEGVDNSSEILQAMDFNLEGKVNLSELTVALENELLSTKNSIHQAALVSFKAEIRHLLECVDLERREKERIRFDLDKAEKLKSQLASEVDDHHAAIERNNELNLRKLEQEYKESMTALRAELSREVELVQQQASQQREELEQEIGKMREDETFLREHLSLTIKENGRLESELIETTEKLVEAESQLNKVQKNLDGVLKEKFGDLDPDSAEFYQQEERLRQLRRNYEEQCRALQDHIDELEAQLEEYKTSGHTPSIRPGLSLSDELARKSPGPGSLEQQQLNMSLETEMLLEQHQREIEKIRAMLYEEKRSAEEERSHLSLQHQQEVQVLREELAREQERANRLEQEISALKTLHQQELHSLTQEAQGARSHVEQLEAKLQVLEEKQTAYEEQIRAHAEEMSLMESKRQEVLQEQRERLQVEKENEENRLKKQWKEEQKSYEELLSAQLEEMQQKTEQECVELEQRLREEWEQERQELEESSKEALQAVLEERERRLKEEWERERQELEEISKETLQAVLEEKLERERRLRQQWDEERSSLENKHHALLLQRLQEEREHLRSQQEETESIIIEHWGRERAQLEKQHEEALQACLEQERKRLQVEREEQERRWQQVLNEEQSRMEEAHREAMQELSAKHSQERERLSSLLEKLRSDIAEQRNEVCRLAKENIILRHKISTVREEDLRENQDDLRLHHIKQGKRSVQALRRQLSEPRRLGQQLEEENFLIQQNADQVLRHALQEVIRQHDSSASEKNGYCDREEIVSRTEKELLRSELNRCIEKVMSLDSSLQAVTQQNARLKSDLRITQQERDALKQEVISLHKQLQAANEKLLEVSVVSAGQQQGRRVWAELSELMEAEHASLTEENQQLKRQMSEMSSELQSSKEQIRHLEALSVKQRGLVKTADQEKSALKREMEALHTQLLSTRNKAQLAAVLPSSPLQLPGEQRGQLHSDGPDFNMQQDEREVALLQMEERMREVELTLRNLKLLLQEKVSQLKEQLIRNSESDVLIKDLYVENAQLLKALEKTEQRQKVAEKKNFLLEEKISSLNKIVRDLGPSPLTPAPYHFTRS, via the exons ATTCCCCAGAAGTCCAGCCACGCTTCGTGAAGGGCAGTAAGCGCTATGGTCGCCGCTCTGCTCCGGAGTTCATTCACACGCACGCCGATTCACACACACAGGCTGAAGATGAGGAGGAGAAAGATGAAGATGCTCAAGAGAGCGATGACAGGACTGTACCCAGGAAACGTGAG CGCTGGAATGCTGACATAAGCATTTCTGAGGAGTTTGAAGCAGAAG GTCAGTTGCATCTATGGAACCCAGATGAACCCAGCACACCACGTAGCAATGCAGTGCCACTCTGTGACATGGAGGAGCGTTTGCATAATGCTTGCCATCAGCTGTCTCTACCCATAAACGGCACGGCCACACTGCAACAGCTACACACGCTCTGCCAGCACATAGGCATTGAG GTGGGTGAGGATCTGTTGCAGTGTGCTGATGACAGTGCAATGGATGTGCAGGAGTTCATCTCATGCATAATAAACCACAGCAAACCACCCACACCCTCAGCATCTACACCTTACAGACAATTAAAGAGACTCCATTCCACTCAG TTTGATGAGTCGGGTCGTAGAATCTCGTGTGCTTTGAGCAGTACAATCGGTCTGCGGGTGTTTTCGGATTTGGATGATGGATCGGGACACGCTCCTGTTGAAACTCTGCTTTACAGGTGGATGGAAGAGGGAGTGGACAATAGCTCAGAGATCTTACAG GCTATGGATTTTAATCTGGAAGGTAAAGTGAATCTGTCTGAGCTGACCGTTGCTCTTGAGAATGAGCTGCTGAGCACTAAGAATTCAATCCACCAGGCGGCGCTAGTGAGCTTTAAGGCAGAAATCAGACATCTGCT TGAGTGCGTTGACCTGGAAAGGCGTGAGAAGGAGAGAATTCGGTTTGATCTGGACAAAGCAGAGAAACTGAAATCTCAGCTGGCATCTGAAGTTGATGACCACCATGCTGCTATTGAGCGCAATAATGAACTCAACCTCCG GAAGTTGGAGCAGGAATATAAAGAGAGTATGACCGCTCTGAGGGCAGAGCTTAGTAGAGAGGTGGAGCTTGTGCAGCAGCAGGCCAGTCAGCAACGAGAAGAGCTTGAACAGGAAATTGGCAAGATGAGAGAAGATGAAACCTTCCTACGAGAACATCTATCTCTCACCATTAAa GAAAATGGTCGTCTGGAGTCAGAGCTTATTGAGACCACAGAGAAACTGGTGGAGGCAGAAAGCCAGCTGAacaaagtgcaaaaaaatcttgaCGGTGTTTTGAAAGAGAAG TTTGGTGATTTGGATCCAGACAGCGCCGAGTTTTACCAGCAGGAGGAGCGTCTGAGACAGCTGCGCAGAAACTACGAGGAGCAGTGCAGG GCATTGCAGGATCATATAGATGAGCTGGAAGCTCAGCTGGAGGAATATAAGACTTCAGGCCACACGCCCTCAATACGTCCTGGACTGAGTCTGTCTGATGAACTGGCCAGAAAAAGTCCAGGCCCAG GTTCTCTGGAGCAGCAGCAATTAAACATGAGTCTAGAGACTGAGATGTTACTGGAGCAGCACCAGCGAGAGATAGAAAAGATCAGGGCAATG TTGTATGAAGAAAAGCGCAGTGCCGAGGAGGAGAGGAGTCATCTCTCCCTGCAGCACCAACAGGAGGTCCAGGTTTTGAGGGAGGAACTGGCAAGAGAACAAGAGAGAGCGAACAGATTGGAACAGGAAATTTCTGCCCTCAAAACTCTCCACCAGCAGGAGCTTCACTCTCTCACGCAGGAGGCGCAGGGCGCTAGAAGCCACGTAGAACAGCTAGAAGCAAAGCTACAGGTTCTGGAGGAAAAACAGACTGCCTATGAGGAGCAGATCAGAGCGCATGCTGAGGAGATGAGTCTGATGGAATCTAAGCGCCAGGAGGTGCTGCAGgagcagagagagagactgcAAGTAGAAAAGGAAAATGAGGAGAATAGGCTCAAGAAGCAGTGGAAAGAAGAGCAAAAGAGCTATGAGGAGTTGCTAAGTGCTCAGCTTGAGGAGATGCAGCAAAAAACAGAACAGGAGTGTGTTGAGCTAGAACAGAGGCTCAGGGAGGAATGGGAGCAGGAGAGGCAGGAGTTAGAGGAGAGCAGTAAGGAGGCATTGCAAGCTGTGCTGGAGGAAAGAGAGCGGAGGCTCAAGGAGGAGTGGGAGCGGGAGAGGCAGGAGCTAGAGGAGATCAGTAAGGAGACACTACAGGCTGTGCTGGAGGAGAAGTTGGAGAGGGAGAGGAGGCTCAGGCAACAGTGGGATGAGGAGCGGTCTTCATTAGAGAACAAACATCACGCTCTGCTCCTACAGCGTTTGCAGGAGGAGAGGGAACACCTCCGATCACAGCAGGAGGAGACTGAGAGCATTATAATCGAGCACTGGGGAAGAGAGAGGGCTCAGCTGGAGAAACAGCATGAGGAGGCACTGCAGGCTTGTTTGGAGCAGGAGAGGAAGAGACTGCAAGTAGAGAGAGAGGAGCAGGAGAGGAGGTGGCAGCAGGTCCTGAATGAAGAGCAGAGCCGAATGGAGGAGGCGCACAGGGAGGCCATGCAGGAGCTGAGTGCCAAACACAGCCAGGAGAGAGAAAGACTCAGCAGTCTTTTGGAAAAACTACGCTCCGATATTGCAGAACAGAG GAATGAAGTTTGTCGTCTGGCTAAAGAGAACATCATTCTGAGACACAAGATCTCGACAGTAAGGGAGGAGGACTTGAGAGAGAACCAGGATGACCTGCG ATTACATCACATCAAGCAAGGGAAGAGATCGGTACAAGCTCTTAGGAGACAG ctcTCTGAGCCTCGCCGTCTGGGACAGCAGCTAGAGGAGGAGAACTTTTTAATACAGCAGAATGCAGATCAAGTACTTCGACATGCACTCCAGGAAGTGATACGTCAACATGACAGCTCAGCCAGTGAGAAGAATGGG TATTGTGATCGGGAGGAGATTGTTTCCAGGACAGAAAAGGAATTGCTTAGATCGGAACTTAATCGGTGCATAGAAAAG GTCATGTCACTGGATTCATCTTTACAGGCGGTCACTCAGCAAAACGCTCGTCTCAAATCTGACCTACGCATCACACAGCAAGAAAGAGATGCCCTTAAACAGGAAGTGATTTCTTTGCATAAACAATTACAAGCTGCCAATGAGAAG TTGTTGGAGGTTTCCGTTGTGTCTGCTGGTCAGCAACAGGGCAGGCGAGTGTGGGCGGAGCTTTCCGAGCTGATGGAGGCGGAGCACGCCTCTCTTACAGAGGAGAACCAGCAACTCAAGCGACAGATGAGTGAGATGAGCTCAGAGCTGCAGTCTTCAAAGGAGCAG ATCCGCCATCTGGAGGCATTAAGTGTGAAACAGAGAGGACTTGTAAAAACTGCAGATCaagaaaaatcagctttaaaacGTGAAATGGAGGCTTTGCACACACAGCTGCTGTCAACACGGAACAAG GCTCAGCTGGCTGCAGTCTTGCCTTCGTCTCCTCTACAGTTGCCTGGGGAACAGAGAGGACAGCTCCATAGCGACGGCCCAGACTTTAATATGCAG CAGGATGAGCGAGAGGTGGCGCTGTTACAGATGGAGGAGAGAATGAGAGAAGTGGAGCTCACGCTCAGAAACCTCAAACTTCTCCTGCAAGAGAAAGTCTCTCAGCTGAAAGAACAG TTGATCAGGAACAGCGAATCGGATGTGTTGATCAAAGACCTGTACGTGGAGAACGCTCAGCTGCTCAAAGCCCTGGAGAAGACAGAACAGCGTCAGAAAGTAGCAGAAAAAAAGAACTTCCTCCTGGAGGAGAAAATTTCCAGCCTCAACAAGATCGTCCGTGACCTCGGCCCTTCCCCATTAACTCCAGCTCCCTACCACTTCACACGCTCCTGa
- the nin gene encoding ninein isoform X3, protein MDGARDQYEERLKEVFESFDGSGLGSLSTEELTDLCRALQLEENALNTLIHTLLEDQISARVDFEQFKDALILVLSSANTNDPEECLEQPDSPEVQPRFVKGSKRYGRRSAPEFIHTHADSHTQAEDEEEKDEDAQESDDRTVPRKRERWNADISISEEFEAEGQLHLWNPDEPSTPRSNAVPLCDMEERLHNACHQLSLPINGTATLQQLHTLCQHIGIEVGEDLLQCADDSAMDVQEFISCIINHSKPPTPSASTPYRQLKRLHSTQFDESGRRISCALSSTIGLRVFSDLDDGSGHAPVETLLYRWMEEGVDNSSEILQAMDFNLEGKVNLSELTVALENELLSTKNSIHQAALVSFKAEIRHLLECVDLERREKERIRFDLDKAEKLKSQLASEVDDHHAAIERNNELNLRKLEQEYKESMTALRAELSREVELVQQQASQQREELEQEIGKMREDETFLREHLSLTIKENGRLESELIETTEKLVEAESQLNKVQKNLDGVLKEKFGDLDPDSAEFYQQEERLRQLRRNYEEQCRALQDHIDELEAQLEEYKTSGHTPSIRPGLSLSDELARKSPGPGSLEQQQLNMSLETEMLLEQHQREIEKIRAMLYEEKRSAEEERSHLSLQHQQEVQVLREELAREQERANRLEQEISALKTLHQQELHSLTQEAQGARSHVEQLEAKLQVLEEKQTAYEEQIRAHAEEMSLMESKRQEVLQEQRERLQVEKENEENRLKKQWKEEQKSYEELLSAQLEEMQQKTEQECVELEQRLREEWEQERQELEESSKEALQAVLEERERRLKEEWERERQELEEISKETLQAVLEEKLERERRLRQQWDEERSSLENKHHALLLQRLQEEREHLRSQQEETESIIIEHWGRERAQLEKQHEEALQACLEQERKRLQVEREEQERRWQQVLNEEQSRMEEAHREAMQELSAKHSQERERLSSLLEKLRSDIAEQRNEVCRLAKENIILRHKISTVREEDLRENQDDLRLHHIKQGKRSVQALRRQLSEPRRLGQQLEEENFLIQQNADQVLRHALQEVIRQHDSSASEKNGYCDREEIVSRTEKELLRSELNRCIEKVMSLDSSLQAVTQQNARLKSDLRITQQERDALKQEVISLHKQLQAANEKLLEVSVVSAGQQQGRRVWAELSELMEAEHASLTEENQQLKRQMSEMSSELQSSKEQIRHLEALSVKQRGLVKTADQEKSALKREMEALHTQLLSTRNKAQLAAVLPSSPLQLPGEQRGQLHSDGPDFNMQQDEREVALLQMEERMREVELTLRNLKLLLQEKVSQLKEQLIRNSESDVLIKDLYVENAQLLKALEKTEQRQKVAEKKNFLLEEKISSLNKIVRDLGPSPLTPAPYHFTRS, encoded by the exons ATTCCCCAGAAGTCCAGCCACGCTTCGTGAAGGGCAGTAAGCGCTATGGTCGCCGCTCTGCTCCGGAGTTCATTCACACGCACGCCGATTCACACACACAGGCTGAAGATGAGGAGGAGAAAGATGAAGATGCTCAAGAGAGCGATGACAGGACTGTACCCAGGAAACGTGAG CGCTGGAATGCTGACATAAGCATTTCTGAGGAGTTTGAAGCAGAAG GTCAGTTGCATCTATGGAACCCAGATGAACCCAGCACACCACGTAGCAATGCAGTGCCACTCTGTGACATGGAGGAGCGTTTGCATAATGCTTGCCATCAGCTGTCTCTACCCATAAACGGCACGGCCACACTGCAACAGCTACACACGCTCTGCCAGCACATAGGCATTGAG GTGGGTGAGGATCTGTTGCAGTGTGCTGATGACAGTGCAATGGATGTGCAGGAGTTCATCTCATGCATAATAAACCACAGCAAACCACCCACACCCTCAGCATCTACACCTTACAGACAATTAAAGAGACTCCATTCCACTCAG TTTGATGAGTCGGGTCGTAGAATCTCGTGTGCTTTGAGCAGTACAATCGGTCTGCGGGTGTTTTCGGATTTGGATGATGGATCGGGACACGCTCCTGTTGAAACTCTGCTTTACAGGTGGATGGAAGAGGGAGTGGACAATAGCTCAGAGATCTTACAG GCTATGGATTTTAATCTGGAAGGTAAAGTGAATCTGTCTGAGCTGACCGTTGCTCTTGAGAATGAGCTGCTGAGCACTAAGAATTCAATCCACCAGGCGGCGCTAGTGAGCTTTAAGGCAGAAATCAGACATCTGCT TGAGTGCGTTGACCTGGAAAGGCGTGAGAAGGAGAGAATTCGGTTTGATCTGGACAAAGCAGAGAAACTGAAATCTCAGCTGGCATCTGAAGTTGATGACCACCATGCTGCTATTGAGCGCAATAATGAACTCAACCTCCG GAAGTTGGAGCAGGAATATAAAGAGAGTATGACCGCTCTGAGGGCAGAGCTTAGTAGAGAGGTGGAGCTTGTGCAGCAGCAGGCCAGTCAGCAACGAGAAGAGCTTGAACAGGAAATTGGCAAGATGAGAGAAGATGAAACCTTCCTACGAGAACATCTATCTCTCACCATTAAa GAAAATGGTCGTCTGGAGTCAGAGCTTATTGAGACCACAGAGAAACTGGTGGAGGCAGAAAGCCAGCTGAacaaagtgcaaaaaaatcttgaCGGTGTTTTGAAAGAGAAG TTTGGTGATTTGGATCCAGACAGCGCCGAGTTTTACCAGCAGGAGGAGCGTCTGAGACAGCTGCGCAGAAACTACGAGGAGCAGTGCAGG GCATTGCAGGATCATATAGATGAGCTGGAAGCTCAGCTGGAGGAATATAAGACTTCAGGCCACACGCCCTCAATACGTCCTGGACTGAGTCTGTCTGATGAACTGGCCAGAAAAAGTCCAGGCCCAG GTTCTCTGGAGCAGCAGCAATTAAACATGAGTCTAGAGACTGAGATGTTACTGGAGCAGCACCAGCGAGAGATAGAAAAGATCAGGGCAATG TTGTATGAAGAAAAGCGCAGTGCCGAGGAGGAGAGGAGTCATCTCTCCCTGCAGCACCAACAGGAGGTCCAGGTTTTGAGGGAGGAACTGGCAAGAGAACAAGAGAGAGCGAACAGATTGGAACAGGAAATTTCTGCCCTCAAAACTCTCCACCAGCAGGAGCTTCACTCTCTCACGCAGGAGGCGCAGGGCGCTAGAAGCCACGTAGAACAGCTAGAAGCAAAGCTACAGGTTCTGGAGGAAAAACAGACTGCCTATGAGGAGCAGATCAGAGCGCATGCTGAGGAGATGAGTCTGATGGAATCTAAGCGCCAGGAGGTGCTGCAGgagcagagagagagactgcAAGTAGAAAAGGAAAATGAGGAGAATAGGCTCAAGAAGCAGTGGAAAGAAGAGCAAAAGAGCTATGAGGAGTTGCTAAGTGCTCAGCTTGAGGAGATGCAGCAAAAAACAGAACAGGAGTGTGTTGAGCTAGAACAGAGGCTCAGGGAGGAATGGGAGCAGGAGAGGCAGGAGTTAGAGGAGAGCAGTAAGGAGGCATTGCAAGCTGTGCTGGAGGAAAGAGAGCGGAGGCTCAAGGAGGAGTGGGAGCGGGAGAGGCAGGAGCTAGAGGAGATCAGTAAGGAGACACTACAGGCTGTGCTGGAGGAGAAGTTGGAGAGGGAGAGGAGGCTCAGGCAACAGTGGGATGAGGAGCGGTCTTCATTAGAGAACAAACATCACGCTCTGCTCCTACAGCGTTTGCAGGAGGAGAGGGAACACCTCCGATCACAGCAGGAGGAGACTGAGAGCATTATAATCGAGCACTGGGGAAGAGAGAGGGCTCAGCTGGAGAAACAGCATGAGGAGGCACTGCAGGCTTGTTTGGAGCAGGAGAGGAAGAGACTGCAAGTAGAGAGAGAGGAGCAGGAGAGGAGGTGGCAGCAGGTCCTGAATGAAGAGCAGAGCCGAATGGAGGAGGCGCACAGGGAGGCCATGCAGGAGCTGAGTGCCAAACACAGCCAGGAGAGAGAAAGACTCAGCAGTCTTTTGGAAAAACTACGCTCCGATATTGCAGAACAGAG GAATGAAGTTTGTCGTCTGGCTAAAGAGAACATCATTCTGAGACACAAGATCTCGACAGTAAGGGAGGAGGACTTGAGAGAGAACCAGGATGACCTGCG ATTACATCACATCAAGCAAGGGAAGAGATCGGTACAAGCTCTTAGGAGACAG ctcTCTGAGCCTCGCCGTCTGGGACAGCAGCTAGAGGAGGAGAACTTTTTAATACAGCAGAATGCAGATCAAGTACTTCGACATGCACTCCAGGAAGTGATACGTCAACATGACAGCTCAGCCAGTGAGAAGAATGGG TATTGTGATCGGGAGGAGATTGTTTCCAGGACAGAAAAGGAATTGCTTAGATCGGAACTTAATCGGTGCATAGAAAAG GTCATGTCACTGGATTCATCTTTACAGGCGGTCACTCAGCAAAACGCTCGTCTCAAATCTGACCTACGCATCACACAGCAAGAAAGAGATGCCCTTAAACAGGAAGTGATTTCTTTGCATAAACAATTACAAGCTGCCAATGAGAAG TTGTTGGAGGTTTCCGTTGTGTCTGCTGGTCAGCAACAGGGCAGGCGAGTGTGGGCGGAGCTTTCCGAGCTGATGGAGGCGGAGCACGCCTCTCTTACAGAGGAGAACCAGCAACTCAAGCGACAGATGAGTGAGATGAGCTCAGAGCTGCAGTCTTCAAAGGAGCAG ATCCGCCATCTGGAGGCATTAAGTGTGAAACAGAGAGGACTTGTAAAAACTGCAGATCaagaaaaatcagctttaaaacGTGAAATGGAGGCTTTGCACACACAGCTGCTGTCAACACGGAACAAG GCTCAGCTGGCTGCAGTCTTGCCTTCGTCTCCTCTACAGTTGCCTGGGGAACAGAGAGGACAGCTCCATAGCGACGGCCCAGACTTTAATATGCAG CAGGATGAGCGAGAGGTGGCGCTGTTACAGATGGAGGAGAGAATGAGAGAAGTGGAGCTCACGCTCAGAAACCTCAAACTTCTCCTGCAAGAGAAAGTCTCTCAGCTGAAAGAACAG TTGATCAGGAACAGCGAATCGGATGTGTTGATCAAAGACCTGTACGTGGAGAACGCTCAGCTGCTCAAAGCCCTGGAGAAGACAGAACAGCGTCAGAAAGTAGCAGAAAAAAAGAACTTCCTCCTGGAGGAGAAAATTTCCAGCCTCAACAAGATCGTCCGTGACCTCGGCCCTTCCCCATTAACTCCAGCTCCCTACCACTTCACACGCTCCTGa